The Misgurnus anguillicaudatus chromosome 15, ASM2758022v2, whole genome shotgun sequence genome has a window encoding:
- the LOC129419861 gene encoding uncharacterized protein, with product MASSRLSLRNTEGGTDEKRGDHALEVGDCSDRFPGLTIHQSRDSLLFADGKFVKASLIQNLDESPEGCLTLSNTEGRINSRGVSGPKVGGCSDRFPDLTIHQSRDSSFFPDGKSKTPFIYTLDDSPKACLTLNNTKGGIVDGLKVGVCSDRFPDLNTCQSRDSSLFAEAKIVRESFIDTVDDSPKVGSEGKGAGIRGLFNRACKAVARPFLSCRSNKVKPIVPPLKPDKSSSGLSVQYASRPQDSLDSGSYWVGDTSDACPAQAKSSAKVWSMADQTSYTGSFLEETHVLDTSDIASASLDDSADHRKGVQGLMNAQSGSIETLSLDAHSGVKASSRAVKRRSLSADSWSSEMTDESSEATNLDFEYGMNMAEICPEEQCAKEKAGKWGFFKRTWKAIERTFLSCCSTKVEPFMPPSDTSPFYQESLEDHVETYYNLGNILGQGTFGSVYEATRISDGKEVAIKFIRKCVGDRTLVIPGYPDPLITELALLVKMSEPPLSPNVIQMFESFEDDEKIAIVMEYPQPCITLKDGITDREMLCEEVARILMGQAVQAVIDCIDHDVVHTDIHPGNILTNTDTLDLKLIDFSCGQLFTSDVYDISQYVGNQEYCPPEVTERKKFHAISANVWSLGLLLFEMVNGCLPDPESEEVLFVNPDLSEGWI from the exons ATGGCCTCATCCAGGTTGTCCCTCCGTAACACCGAGGGCGGAACTGATGAGAAGAGAGGCGACCATGCGCTTGAAGTCGGCGATTGTAGCGATCGTTTCCCGGGTCTGACCATCCATCAGTCACGGGATTCATTGCTCTTCGCTGATGGAAAGTTTGTTAAGGCGTCTCTTATACAAAATCTGGACGAAAGTCCAGAAG GATGTTTGACCCTCAGTAACACCGAGGGTCGCATCAATAGCAGAGGTGTCAGCGGACCGAAAGTCGGTGGTTGTAGTGATCGTTTCCCTGATCTGACCATCCATCAGTCACGGGATTCATCGTTCTTCCCCGATGGAAAGTCTAAGACACCTTTTATTTACACCTTGGACGACAGTCCAAAAG CATGTTTGACCCTCAACAACACCAAGGGTGGAATTGTTGATGGATTGAAGGTCGGCGTTTGTAGCGATCGTTTCCCTGATCTGAACACCTGTCAGTCACGGGATTCATCGCTCTTCGCTGAAGCAAAGATTGTAAGAGAGAGTTTTATTGACACTGTGGACGACAGCCCAAAAG TAGGCAGTGAGGGGAAGGGGGCAGGGATCCGTGGGCTCTTCAATAGAGCTTGCAAGGCTGTAGCGCGCCCCTTCCTCAGCTGCCGGAGTAACAAGGTTAAACCTATTGTTCCTCCACTGAAGCCGGACAAATCATCTTCAGGGCTGTCTGTCCAGTATGCATCCCGTCCCCAGGACAGTTTGGACTCAGGTTCTTACTGGGTCGGGGATACATCAGATGCATGTCCGGCTCAAGCGAAAAGTTCAGCCAAAGTTTGGTCTATGGCTGACCAGACTTCTTACACGGGTTCATTTCTCGAAGAAACGCATGTATTGGATACATCGGACATTGCGTCCGCTTCCTTAGATGACAGTGCCGATCACAGGAAAGGCGTTCAAGGCCTGATGAATGCCCAATCAGGTTCCATAGAGACCTTAAGTCTCGATGCTCACAGTGGCGTGAAGGCATCTAGTAGAGCTGTGAAGAGAAGATCTTTATCAGCTGACAGCTGGTCCAGTGAGATGACAGACGAGTCATCAGAAGCCACAAACCTGGACTTTGAATATGGCATGAATATGGCAGAGATCTGCCCAGAAG AACAATGTGCCAAAGAGAAGGCAGGAAAGTGGGGGTTCTTTAAGAGAACCTGGAAGGCTATAGAGCGAACCTTCCTCTCCTGCTGCAGTACCAAAGTGGAGCCTTTTATGCCTCCATCAGACACTTCCCCATTTTATCAAGAAAGTCTTGAGG ATCATGTGGAGACTTACTATAACTTGGGGAATATTTTGGGTCAAGGTACCTTTGGAAGTGTCTATGAGGCAACACGTATTTCTGATGGCAAAGAG GTCGCCATCAAATTCATACGCAAGTGTGTCGGTGACCGTACTCTTGTTATT CCTGGCTATCCTGATCCTCTGATTACAGAACTGGCACTCTTGGTTAAGATGAGTGAACCTCCCTTAAGCCCAAATGTAATCCAGATGTTCGAAAGTTTTGAAGACGATGAGAAAATAGCAATTGTTATGGAGTACCCCCAGCCCTGCATAACCTTAAAGGATGGCATAACAGACAGAGAGATGTTATGTGAAGAAGTGGCACGTATATTAATGGGTCAAGCGGTGCAGGCAGTAATCGACTGCATTGATCACGATGTCGTTCATACTGACATACATCCTGGTAACATTCTGACCAACACCGACACTTTAGACCTGAAGTTAATTGACTTCAGTTGTGGTCAGCTGTTTACCAGTGATGTCTATGACATAAGTCAGTATGTAG GAAACCAAGAGTACTGCCCACCCGAGGTCACAGAGAGGAAAAAATTTCATGCCATCTCTGCCAACGTCTGGTCTCTTGGTTTGCTCCTCTTTGAAATGGTCAACGGATGTTTGCCTGATCCAGAGTCGGAGGAAGTCCTGTTTGTGAATCCTGACTTATcggaag GTTGGATCTAA
- the dhx34 gene encoding probable ATP-dependent RNA helicase DHX34, with translation MKLSKMSHEREKSQRWDWDSPQCRAQLDEVFFRPHDYIQTGSTEHKEFWTFFERFQRFKAKRDMSGSKSSRQESHEKKSSKKSASVDLGLPKDYDARYRINISVCSRDVEERLGRSDHKRRRETSGPGSQEITDCRLALLHFLDFNQKQSFIKLAKLKREQKCLPIFQYRDRIVELVRTHPVVVVAGDTGCGKSTQVPQYLMASGFSHIACTQPRRIACISLAKRVSFESLNQYGSKVGYQIRFEASRTPATKLLFLTEGLLLRQIQHDASLGQYQVIIVDEVHERHLHCDFLLGVLRSLLPLRADLRLVLMSATINIKLFSNYFNNAPVLQVPGRLFPIQVIYQPIPPEEQVSRSEKLDPRPYLRVLQGIDQRYPPEERGDLLLFLSGVAEISTIQEACQTYATHTQRWIVLPLHSTLSLAQQDKVFDIAPAGVRKCIISTNIAETSVTIDGVRFVVDSGKVKEMSFDPKAKMQRLQEFWISRASSEQRKGRAGRTGPGVCYRLYAESDYDAFAPYPVPEIHRVALDSLVLQMKSMGLGDPRAFVFIDPPPASSIQTAVTYLREQGALDEHGELTHIGRLLAQLPVDVVIGKMLVLGSIFKLVEPVLTVAAALSVQSPFLRSAQHNPDCSTARQPLQSNQGDPFTLLNTFNAWVQVKKDRGSGSRKWCKRRGLEEQRLYEMVNVRRQFKELLRSHGLLEDDTGGRSQPQDRAQRRKRLTERQKLHQLKRDHELQENTKRKVLRLEEGLEGDGSSGSDDEGTASNKKRKDEQTVDIQEVKFKLRHNVNELQEAAHASADLSSRQQSLLKLVLCRGLYPQLAMPDEHNATRKDSEQVFHTRNKQGVVIHPTSVFATDPEVLHVPEQECSEFGADKGQSNRHQLLAFVTLLETNKPYVSNCVRVPALQALVLVANSVDTNADCTRVVVDGWLELGLSDGNTALKVLSSALTLRGEWERLLQAQLGQAGSGSTAGLGLGGPKPSRRDLEKLCEGLVRFLLYTEVSYSLRRLTALQSQNLYVGPQQDSELSSTSVLGSLFPGTKAEPDPIKGGLRVSHFFTYNCLCDSKDLYSECLRTFWSCPHCDFYMPLTPLERMQHEATCRPAEEQQPEDEAESAKPSASSSSHLTRVYHCDICNKDLSLTSTEILKHKRQHLS, from the exons ATGAAACTATCAAAAATGTCCCACGAGCGAGAAAAGAGTCAACGCTGGGACTGGGACAGTCCTCAGTGTCGAGCACAACTGGATGAGGTCTTTTTCCGCCCGCATGACTACATCCAGACTGGCAGTACTGAACACAAGGAGTTCTGGACCTTCTTTGAACGCTTTCAAAGGTTTAAAGCCAAAAGAGACATGTCGGGGTCCAAATCCAGCAGGCAGGAATCACACGAGAAAAAATCCAGCAAGAAGTCTGCATCTGTGGATCTTGGGCTCCCTAAGGACTATGATGCCAGATACAGGATCAACATTTCAGTGTGCTCCAGAGACGTGGAGGAGCGTCTGGGAAGATCGGATCACAAGAGGCGCAGAGAGACCTCAGGTCCTGGCAGCCAAGAGATCACAGACTGCCGTCTTGCCCTCCTTCACTTCCTAGATTTCAACCAAAAGCAGAGTTTCATTAAGCTCGCCAAGTTAAAAAGGGAACAGAAGTGTCTACCCATCTTCCAGTACCGGGATAGGATTGTGGAGCTGGTGAGAACTCATCCAGTGGTTGTGGTGGCTGGAGACACAGGGTGTGGAAAGTCCACGCAGGTTCCGCAGTATCTGATGGCATCAGGGTTCAGCCACATAGCCTGTACTCAACCACGCCGCATTGCTTGCATCTCGCTGGCCAAGAGAGTCAGCTTTGAGAGCCTTAACCAGTACGGCTCCAAG GTCGGGTACCAGATCCGCTTTGAGGCCAGTCGTACCCCTGCTACCAAACTCTTGTTTCTGACTGAGGGTCTGCTGCTCAGACAGATCCAGCATGATGCTTCGCTGGGTCAGTATCAGGTGATAATCGTGGATGAGGTGCATGAGCGACACCTGCACTGTGACTTCCTGCTGGGAGTTCTGCGTTCACTGCTGCCGCTGCGTGCAGATCTGAGGCTGGTTCTCATGTCCGCTACCATTAACATCAAACTCTTCTCCAACTACTTTAACAATGCACCTGTACTGCAGGTGCCTGGTAGACTCTTCCCCATTCAG GTAATTTACCAGCCTATTCCTCCAGAAGAGCAGGTGTCCCGCTCGGAGAAACTGGACCCGCGGCCGTACCTGCGTGTGCTGCAGGGTATTGATCAGCGCTATCCGCCGGAGGAGCGAGGTGACCTGCTGCTTTTCCTCAGTGGAGTGGCTGAGATCTCTACCATTCAGGAGGCCTGTCAGACTTACGCCACACACACCCAGCGCTGGATTGTCCTTCCTCTTCACAGCACCCTTTCACTGGCACAACAGGATAAG GTTTTTGACATCGCACCTGCAGGTGTCAGAAAATGCATCATTTCTACCAACATTGCTGAGACTTCAGTCACCATTGATGGAGTGCGCTTTGTGGTGGATTCAG GTAAAGTAAAAGAGATGAGTTTTGACCCAAAGGCTAAGATGCAAAGGCTCCAGGAGTTCTGGATCAGCCGGGCCAGTTCAGAACAGCGCAAAGGACGTGCGGGCAGAACCGGGCCGGGTGTCTGTTACAGACTTTACGCTGAGTCCGACTATGACGCCTTCGCTCCGTATCCTGTTCCTGAGATCCACAGGGTGGCGCTGGACTCCCTCGTACTGCAG ATGAAGAGTATGGGTCTGGGAGACCCTCGCGCTTTCGTTTTTATAGACCCTCCACCCGCGTCCAGTATTCAGACCGCAGTGACGTATTTGAGAGAACAGGGGGCGCTAGACGAACATGGAGAACTCACCCATATTGGCAGGCTGTTGGCTCAACTACCTGTCGATGTGGTCATTG GAAAAATGTTGGTTCTGGGTTCCATCTTTAAACTGGTTGAGCCGGTGCTGACGGTTGCCGCCGCATTGAGCGTTCAGTCTCCATTTTTACGCAGTGCTCAACACAACCCCGACTGCTCCACCGCCCGCCAGCCCCTGCAGAGTAACCAGGGAGACCCTTTTACCCTCCTGAACACTTTTAATGCATGGGTGCAG GTGAAGAAAGATCGAGGAAGTGGCTCCAGGAAGTGGTGCAAAAGAAGAGGACTGGAGGAACAGAGGCTGTATGAGATGGTCAACGTGAGACGACAGTTTAAA GAACTGTTGCGAAGTCACGGTTTGCTGGAGGATGATACGGGCGGCAGGTCGCAACCGCAGGACCGAGCTCAGCGCAGGAAGAGACTGACCGAGAGGCAGAAGCTACACCAACTTAAACGAGACCACGAGCTTCAGGAAAACACCAAGAGGAAAGTTCTCCGTCTGGAAGAGGGACTGGAGGGAGATGGCTCGTCTGGGTCAGATGATGAGGGAACGGCATCAAACAAGAAGAGGAAAGATGAACAGACCGTGGACATACAG GAAGTGAAGTTCAAATTGCGTCACAATGTAAACGAGCTCCAGGAAGCTGCGCACGCCAGTGCAGATCTGTCATCACGGCAGCAGTCTCTGCTCAAACTGGTGCTGTGCCGTGGACTCTACCCACAGCTGGCCATGCCCGATGAACATAACGCGACACGCAAAGACTCTGAACAG GTGTTCCACACACGTAACAAGCAAGGTGTTGTGATTCACCCAACCAGTGTGTTCGCCACCGACCCTGAAGTTCTTCACGTCCCTGAGCAGGAGTGCAGCGAGTTTG GTGCTGATAAAGGGCAGAGTAATAGGCACCAATTGCTGGCTTTTGTTACTTTACTGGAAACCAACAAGCCTTATGTGTCAAACTGTGTTCGTGTTCCAGCCCTGCAG GCCCTGGTATTGGTCGCTAACTCTGTGGACACTAATGCAGACTGCACACGGGTGGTGGTGGATGGCTGGTTGGAGTTGGGTTTGAGCGATGGAAATACGGCCCTTAAGGTTCTCTCCTCTGCCCTCACTCTGCGAGGGGAATGGGAGCGACTGCTTCAGGCCCAGCTCGGCCAGGCCGGCTCAGGTTCCACCGCTGGGCTTGGACTGGGTGGACCCAAACCGTCCCGTAGGGACCTGGAGAAGCTCTGCGAAGGTCTTGTGCGATTTCTGCTCTACACTGAG GTGAGTTACAGTCTGAGACGACTGACAGCGCTCCAGTCTCAGAACCTGTATGTCGGACCCCAGCAGGATAGCGAACTCTCCTCCACCTCAGTGCTCGGCTCTCTGTTTCCCGGCACGAAGGCGGAGCCGGATCCCATTAAAGGAGGCCTGCGTGTCAGCCACTTCTTCACCTACAACTGTCTGTGT GACTCTAAGGACCTGTATAGTGAATGTCTGCGTACGTTTTGGAGCTGTCCTCACTGTGACTTTTACATGCCCCTGACACCATTGGAGCGCATGCAGCATGAGGCCACCTGCAGGCCGGCAGAGGAACAGCAGCCTGAGGATG AAGCTGAAAGTGCAAAGCCTTCTGCATCGTCTTCATCTCATCTGACCAGAGTTTATCACTGTGATATCTGTAATAAAGACCTGAGCCTCACCTCAACAGAGATCCTGAAGCACAAACGCCAGCACCTGTCCTGA
- the spred3 gene encoding sprouty-related, EVH1 domain-containing protein 3 isoform X2, which produces MPSPSRRGFKVSLRSWTEDLTRHPLRHLKRATLRMTVKHLSQSHTGSESSSNSRKEMLPKPITIVTSESSSTCFVRSTEEFAYGAAHGVTTQTPAQIHTRPTQHQLTQVTAVLNPPAPPPPPPAPPTPPIAPPAASPISPLSPTISLLEEGDLRSLDPCKDLWGTRGYEDYRRAGAARTKVGGLTGGVVVGGGPDKTELCVVRFEKELAGVGTTGCEVTVMLDTKGSQHHSSPTCMPNAVPGVPSAGGSPQETGKGSPSPCCIHTSLATPRSRTRKRGGGGGEAISPDDDSSCPQGSSSCSSRCVYCRSVFSASENGRGRCRDAPDPALHCLRQWTCVWCAESLLYHCMSDSEGEFWEPCSCEDSLGGRPHSLCCARWMALLALSLFVPCMCCYLPLRACLRCGERCGCCGGKHKAVR; this is translated from the exons ATGCCATCTCCTTCGAGAAGGGGCTTCAAAGTGTCCTTGAGAAGCTGGACAGAG GATCTGACTCGCCATCCTCTTCGACACCTGAAGAGGGCGACACTGAGGATGACGGTCAAGCA TCTGTCTCAGTCTCATACAGGAAGTGAGTCGTCATCCAACAGCAGAAAAGAGATGTTGCCTAAACCCATTACCATAGTGACCAGTGAGTCGTCCTCCACCTGTTTTGTGCGTTCCACAGAGGAGTTTGCGTATGGAGCAGCGCACGGCGTCACGACGCAGACCCCAGCCCAG ATCCACACCCGACCAACCCAGCACCAGCTCACCCAAGTTACGGCCGTGCTGAACCCTCCGGCACCTCCTCCGCCACCTCCGGCTCCACCGACTCCTCCCATAGCGCCCCCTGCTGCTTCTCCCATCTCTCCACTTTCACCCACCATCTCCCTGTTAGAAGAGGGGGACCTCCGCAGCCTCGACCCCTGCAAAGACCTGTGGGGAACACGCGGCTACGAGGACTACCGACGCGCCGGTGCCGCACGGACCAAGGTGGGAGGGCTTACCGGAGGCGTAGTCGTGGGAGGCGGACCGGATAAGACCGAGCTTTGCGTAGTCCGCTTCGAGAAAGAACTGGCTGGCGTGGGCACCACAGGCTGCGAGGTCACCGTCATGCTGGACACCAAAGGCTCTCAGCATCACTCCTCGCCCACTTGCATGCCCAATGCCGTTCCGGGGGTGCCATCTGCCGGCGGCTCCCCACAGGAGACAGGCAAAGGGTCACCATCTCCCTGCTGCATCCACACCTCACTCGCCACTCCCCGTTCTCGGACTCGCAAGCGAGGGGGCGGCGGCGGGGAGGCCATCTCTCCCGACGACGACAGCTCCTGCCCACAGGGCTCCTCCTCCTGCTCGTCGCGCTGCGTGTACTGCCGTTCTGTTTTCAGCGCCTCCGAGAACGGACGGGGCCGCTGCCGGGATGCTCCTGACCCGGCGCTACACTGCCTGCGCCAGTGGACGTGCGTGTGGTGCGCAGAGAGCCTGCTCTACCATTGCATGTCGGACTCCGAGGGCGAGTTCTGGGAGCCGTGCTCGTGCGAGGACTCGTTGGGCGGGCGGCCGCACTCGCTGTGCTGCGCTCGCTGGATGGCGCTGCTGGCGCTGTCTCTTTTCGTGCCCTGCATGTGCTGCTACCTGCCCCTGCGCGCATGCCTGCGCTGTGGGGAGAGATGCGGCTGCTGCGGAGGAAAGCACAAGGCCGTGCGATGA
- the spred3 gene encoding sprouty-related, EVH1 domain-containing protein 3 isoform X1 gives MEGDVRVRAVVMTRDDSSGGWVPLGGGGLSHVVICKGRSSEGRGRREYVIRGERLRDRAPVLECAIQKGLVYNKVNPIFHHWRVEERKFGLTFQSPADAISFEKGLQSVLEKLDRGSDSPSSSTPEEGDTEDDGQASHTGSESSSNSRKEMLPKPITIVTSESSSTCFVRSTEEFAYGAAHGVTTQTPAQIHTRPTQHQLTQVTAVLNPPAPPPPPPAPPTPPIAPPAASPISPLSPTISLLEEGDLRSLDPCKDLWGTRGYEDYRRAGAARTKVGGLTGGVVVGGGPDKTELCVVRFEKELAGVGTTGCEVTVMLDTKGSQHHSSPTCMPNAVPGVPSAGGSPQETGKGSPSPCCIHTSLATPRSRTRKRGGGGGEAISPDDDSSCPQGSSSCSSRCVYCRSVFSASENGRGRCRDAPDPALHCLRQWTCVWCAESLLYHCMSDSEGEFWEPCSCEDSLGGRPHSLCCARWMALLALSLFVPCMCCYLPLRACLRCGERCGCCGGKHKAVR, from the exons ATGGAGGGCGA TGTACGTGTCCGAGCAGTGGTGATGACACGTGACGATTCAAGCGGTGGCTGGGTGCCCCTTGGAGGTGGCGGCCTTAGTCATGTGGTTATTTGTAAGGGGCGGAGCTCTGAAGGTCGTGGGCGGAGAGAGTATGTCATACGTGGAGAACGGCTACGCGATCGAGCA CCTGTGCTGGAATGCGCCATTCAAAAGGGTCTGGTCTACAACAAGGTGAACCCCATCTTCCATCACTGGCGTGTGGAGGAGAGGAAATTTGGCCTGACCTTCCAGAGTCCAGCTGATGCCATCTCCTTCGAGAAGGGGCTTCAAAGTGTCCTTGAGAAGCTGGACAGAG GATCTGACTCGCCATCCTCTTCGACACCTGAAGAGGGCGACACTGAGGATGACGGTCAAGCA TCTCATACAGGAAGTGAGTCGTCATCCAACAGCAGAAAAGAGATGTTGCCTAAACCCATTACCATAGTGACCAGTGAGTCGTCCTCCACCTGTTTTGTGCGTTCCACAGAGGAGTTTGCGTATGGAGCAGCGCACGGCGTCACGACGCAGACCCCAGCCCAG ATCCACACCCGACCAACCCAGCACCAGCTCACCCAAGTTACGGCCGTGCTGAACCCTCCGGCACCTCCTCCGCCACCTCCGGCTCCACCGACTCCTCCCATAGCGCCCCCTGCTGCTTCTCCCATCTCTCCACTTTCACCCACCATCTCCCTGTTAGAAGAGGGGGACCTCCGCAGCCTCGACCCCTGCAAAGACCTGTGGGGAACACGCGGCTACGAGGACTACCGACGCGCCGGTGCCGCACGGACCAAGGTGGGAGGGCTTACCGGAGGCGTAGTCGTGGGAGGCGGACCGGATAAGACCGAGCTTTGCGTAGTCCGCTTCGAGAAAGAACTGGCTGGCGTGGGCACCACAGGCTGCGAGGTCACCGTCATGCTGGACACCAAAGGCTCTCAGCATCACTCCTCGCCCACTTGCATGCCCAATGCCGTTCCGGGGGTGCCATCTGCCGGCGGCTCCCCACAGGAGACAGGCAAAGGGTCACCATCTCCCTGCTGCATCCACACCTCACTCGCCACTCCCCGTTCTCGGACTCGCAAGCGAGGGGGCGGCGGCGGGGAGGCCATCTCTCCCGACGACGACAGCTCCTGCCCACAGGGCTCCTCCTCCTGCTCGTCGCGCTGCGTGTACTGCCGTTCTGTTTTCAGCGCCTCCGAGAACGGACGGGGCCGCTGCCGGGATGCTCCTGACCCGGCGCTACACTGCCTGCGCCAGTGGACGTGCGTGTGGTGCGCAGAGAGCCTGCTCTACCATTGCATGTCGGACTCCGAGGGCGAGTTCTGGGAGCCGTGCTCGTGCGAGGACTCGTTGGGCGGGCGGCCGCACTCGCTGTGCTGCGCTCGCTGGATGGCGCTGCTGGCGCTGTCTCTTTTCGTGCCCTGCATGTGCTGCTACCTGCCCCTGCGCGCATGCCTGCGCTGTGGGGAGAGATGCGGCTGCTGCGGAGGAAAGCACAAGGCCGTGCGATGA